From the Serinus canaria isolate serCan28SL12 chromosome 21, serCan2020, whole genome shotgun sequence genome, one window contains:
- the LOC103824349 gene encoding forkhead-associated domain-containing protein 1-like isoform X2 — MRAFLKSSEGCFQLKSYTTTIGSHRGADIVLRSAGVADRHAALEFSASDNSFILQDFNSPHGTFVNSCQVQNAAVRVRPGDILSFGTAGASFELVLDGAAQVSCLPLKHRMGWSGQLQVVAEPKPWTPTSPLCLPSVQGQLPPDSRGSGAPRAPGHVPHLVLPRRPASAWDRSAASATSLDKSSRTSAVRPVSASFSGDGASHVGRAPSLGPHKVDLLLEGKGEKLLEKEVDHLFGLETELKGKDVVMRDLQEKIAAMEKKLAQAAVRNEAELTQKLLTFNQELGAQTEEIRALREQINDLQKDSNQVFSHSLHERDLEIGRLRRESEKLKRDQALTAGLVSNMQRELLQKAQKIQQLQQETEKLSKENREKDKQLAEVTAKCSRIIEETKHELREQELISCRNRIKELEQDLEGLQGEIQKHESIQKQLAEKAKAEEELKAAWSQQARQLREMESRERLLRSDMQQAGEQLESFKSRVMQVCSPSAAGSTGKPVTEQQVIEKIRQISDENQQSHEREKSLQRELSSRLAKEMEVSANIKVFKNSLQKLQACLRSPCSSASLRGELGQLELLCLDPSVSAIRTAVVDMARGPLSWLEGAEQLLNSMGMDLHTSGKGLLAVLGSLLEKSQEMAQRNQILQEQLEKLQELQAELLQEHTKELEAKHEQDLQIKIQQIILEKDKESKQILESAVTEEKDKCKKSVGEEQRKIQELESHLRNMAEATAKKAEEQELTEGKLREALRELKKITAQEAVLQQQVLQQSQQLRAVQEENELQRQKLQEEVAGYREQSRQHSLTILALEDRLLEATEQQKVLEEEKAALVEKTEGLQCHAHSAASGAWLEICPAMESHVCLRKLQEELVVVQGTLLEKKAVISRLSRELSETRARMSDMRGELSEEQKVELEHSQRQLKHQEWEVNQLREKLSEMSNLVEEKDQALKAAAEELSQAQRRCQVLRDASQQTLENTGDAPRTPVQEPPSDLAELGAKCRGLGHEETIQRQKEGLAELRERVKMLEKRQCSGAVKSNSEPLVVWMKDLPEKIVQQGGLELKPAPVLGEKLRAGKAPDHVPDGSSLRISNSRVSLEMAEATDLGEKMYLDVIGALGSLVEMKELSGMQPLQHLPQERRAEVGLQRQKALELLYRKIRNLQVRLERKEEVLKAYEGSVEQLRQSQASLQRCQEEMSNLEDEAHREAEEKALLQEALERMQHQLDQEKRLRQAAKRHKPGATKSPCSGKPKAKGCMAGAVKSGSS, encoded by the exons ATGCGAGCTTTCCTGAAGAGCTCGGAGGGCTGTTTCCAGCTGAAATCCTACACCACGACCATCGGGAGCCACAGAGGGGCCGACATCGTCCTGCGG TCTGCAGGGGTAGCAGATCGCCATGCAGCCCTGGAGTTCTCCGCCTCAGACAACAGCTTCATCCTTCAGGACTTCAACTCCCCCCACGGCACCTTTGTCAACAGCTGCCAGGTCCAGAACGCGGCTGTCAGGGTGAGGCCGGGGGACATCCTGAGCTTCGGCACCGCGGGAGCGTCCTTTGAGCTGGTGCTGGATGGGGCTGCCCAG GTGTCCTGTCTGCCTTTGAAACATCGCATGGGATGGagtgggcagctccaggtggtTGCAGAGCCCAAACCCTGGACTCCTACATctcctctgtgcctgccctcgGTGCAGGGGCAGCTTCCCCCTGACTCCCGGGGCAGTGgggcccccagagcccctggccATGTGCCCCATCTGGTGCTGCCAAGGCGACCTGCGAGTGCCTGGGACAGGAGCgcagccagtgccacctctctggACAAATCCAGTAGGACCTCTGCAGTGAGGCCAG tgTCAGCCAGCTTCTCAGGTGATGGTGCAAGCCATGTGGGGAGAGCCCCTTCCCTAGGACCTCACAAGGTGGATCTCCTCCTGGAGGGGAAG GGTGAGAAGCTACTGGAGAAGGAAGTGGATCATCTTTTTGGTTTGGAAACAGAGTTAAAGGGGAAGGATGTGGTGATGAGAGACCTACAGGAGAAGATCGCAGCCATGGAAAAGAAACTggcccaggcagcagtgaggaacGAGGCTGAGCTGACCCAGAAGCTGCTCACCTTCAACCAAGAGCTGGGAGCCCAAACAGAGGAGAtcagagccctgagggagcaG ATCAATGACTTGCAGAAAGACTCAAACCAAGTTTTCAGCCATTCCCTCCATGAGAGAGACCTGGAGATCGGGAGGCTGCGGCGGGAAAGTGAGAAGTTGAAGAGAGACCAGGCTTTGACTGCAG GTCTGGTGAGCAACATGCAAAGAGAACTCCTgcaaaaggcacagaaaatccagcagctccagcaagaGACTGAAAAACTGAGTAAGGAAAACCGAGAGAAGGACAAGCAGCTGGCTGAGGTTACAGCCAAG TGCTCGAGAATTATAGAAGAAACTAAGCATGAACTCAGAGAGCAAGAACTAATCTCCTGCAGAAAT CGCAtcaaggagctggagcaggacctggaggggctgcagggggagatCCAGAAGCATGAGAGCATCCAAAAGCAACTGGCTGAGAAAGCCAAG gcagaggaggagctgaaggCAGCATGGTCCCAGCAGGCAAGGCAGCTGCGggagatggagagcagggagcgCCTGCTGCGGTCTGACATGCAGCAAGCTGGAGAGCAG ctggagtcTTTCAAGAGCCGAGTGATGCAAGTCTGTTCTCCatcagcagctggcagcacagggaaaccTGTaacagagcagcag GTGATAGAGAAGATCAGGCAGATCTCTGATGAGAACCAACAAAGTCACGAGAGAGAGAAGAGTCTGCAGAGAGAATTAAGCTCCAGGCTCGCAAAGGAGATGGAGGTGTCTGCAAACATCAAGGTGTTCAAGAATTCCCTGCAGAAGCTCCAG GCTTGCCTGaggagcccctgcagcagcGCCAGCCTgcgaggggagctggggcagctggagctgttgtGCCTGGATCCCTCTGTCTCAGCCATCAGGACAGCAGTGGTGGACATGGCACGTGGtcccctgtcctggctggagggtgcagagcagctcctgaacAGCATGGGGATGGACCTGCACACCTCTGGCAAAG GGCTGTTGGCTGTTCTCGGGAGCTTGTTGGAAAAGAGTCAGGAGATGGCACAGAGGAATCAGATATTGCAG GAGCAATTAGAgaagctccaggagctgcaggcagagctgctgcaggagcacacaaAGGAGCTGGAAGCAAAACATGAACAAGACTTACAGATAAAAATCCAGCAAATCATCCTGGAAAAGGACAAGGAGAGCAAACAG ATCCTGGAAAGCGCTGTCACTGAGGAGAAGGACAAATGCAAGAAATCTGTGGGGGAAGAACAGAGGAAGATCCAAGAGCTGGAAAGCCACCTAAGAAACATGGCTGAG GCAACAGCAAagaaggcagaggagcaggaactGACAGAGGGAAAACTGAGAGAAGCTTTGCGTGAGCTGAAGAAAATCACTGCACAAGAG GCTGTGTTACAGCAACAggtgctccagcagagccaacagctcagggctgtccaGGAGGAAAATGAGTTGCAGAGGCAGAAACTGCAAGAAGAAGTAGCAGGATACAGGGAGCAAAGCAGGCAGCATTCCCTGACCATCTTGGCTTTAGAGGACAGGCTGCTAGAGGccactgagcagcagaaggtgctggaggaggagaaggcagcactTGTGGAAAAGACGGAAG GACTTCAGTGTCATGCCCACAGCGCAGCATCGGGAGCTTGGCTGGAGATCTGTCCTGCCATGGAGTCTCATGTTTGTCTGAG GAaactgcaggaggagctggtaGTGGTGCAGGGCACTCTCCTGGAAAAGAAGGCAGTCATCAGCAggctcagcagggagctgtCAGAAACCAGAGCCAGGATGTCAGACATGAGAG GGGAGCTGAGTGAAGAGCAGAAggtggagctggagcacagccagaggcagctgaaACACCAGGAATGGGAAGTGAACCAGCTCAGGGAGAAGCTATCTGAGATGTCCAACCTTGTGGAAGAAAAGGATCAGgccctgaaagcagcagctgaagaattAAG CCAAGCCCAAAGGCGCTGCCAGGTGCTGAGGGATGCTTCCCAacaaacactggagaacacagGGGATGCTCCGAGGACACCAGTGCAG GAGCCACCATCAGATTTGGCTGAGCTCGGTGCAAAATGCCGAGGCCTCGGGCACGAGGAAACAATCCAGCGCCAGAAAGAAGGTTTGGCCGAGCTCCGGGAGAGAGTAAAGATGCTGGAGAAGAGGCAGTGCTCAG GTGCTGTAAAGAGCAATTCAGAGCCACTGGTGGTCTGGATGAAAGATTTACCAGAGAAAATAGTCCAACAAGGAGGTCTTGAGCTGAAACCTGCTCCTGTGTTGGGAGAAAAACTGAGGGCTGGCAAG gctcctgaCCATGTTCCTGATGGGAGCTCACTCAGGATATCCAACAGCAGAGTGAGCTTGGAAATGGCTGAAGCGACAGACTTGGGTGAGAAGATG TACCTTGATGTAATCGGTGCTCTGGGAAGCCTGGTGGAGATGAAGGAGCTGTCAGGaatgcagcctctgcagcaccttCCTCAGGAGAGAAGGGCAGAAGTGGGACTGCAGAGACAGAAGGCCCTGGAGCTGTTGTACAGAAAGATCAGGAACCTCCAGGTTCgcctggaaaggaaagaagaagtgCTGAAAGCTTATGAGGGAAGTGTGGAGCAGCTCAG GCAAAGCCAAGCTTCTCTGCAGAGGTGCCAGGAGGAGATGTCCAACCTGGAAGATGAAGCCCACAGGGaggcagaagagaaggctctgctGCAAGAGGCTCTGGAGAGGATGCAGCACCAGCTGGACCAGGAGAAGAGGCTGCGTCAAGCGGCCAAACGGCACAAG CCTGGAGCCACAAAGAGTCCCTGCTCAGGCAAGCCGAAGGCCAAGGGGTGCATGGCAGGTGCTGTCAAATCGGGAAGCTCATAG
- the LOC103824349 gene encoding forkhead-associated domain-containing protein 1-like isoform X6, with translation MRAFLKSSEGCFQLKSYTTTIGSHRGADIVLRSAGVADRHAALEFSASDNSFILQDFNSPHGTFVNSCQVQNAAVRVRPGDILSFGTAGASFELVLDGAAQVSCLPLKHRMGWSGQLQVVAEPKPWTPTSPLCLPSVQGQLPPDSRGSGAPRAPGHVPHLVLPRRPASAWDRSAASATSLDKSSRTSAVRPVSASFSGDGASHVGRAPSLGPHKVDLLLEGKQGEKLLEKEVDHLFGLETELKGKDVVMRDLQEKIAAMEKKLAQAAVRNEAELTQKLLTFNQELGAQTEEIRALREQVW, from the exons ATGCGAGCTTTCCTGAAGAGCTCGGAGGGCTGTTTCCAGCTGAAATCCTACACCACGACCATCGGGAGCCACAGAGGGGCCGACATCGTCCTGCGG TCTGCAGGGGTAGCAGATCGCCATGCAGCCCTGGAGTTCTCCGCCTCAGACAACAGCTTCATCCTTCAGGACTTCAACTCCCCCCACGGCACCTTTGTCAACAGCTGCCAGGTCCAGAACGCGGCTGTCAGGGTGAGGCCGGGGGACATCCTGAGCTTCGGCACCGCGGGAGCGTCCTTTGAGCTGGTGCTGGATGGGGCTGCCCAG GTGTCCTGTCTGCCTTTGAAACATCGCATGGGATGGagtgggcagctccaggtggtTGCAGAGCCCAAACCCTGGACTCCTACATctcctctgtgcctgccctcgGTGCAGGGGCAGCTTCCCCCTGACTCCCGGGGCAGTGgggcccccagagcccctggccATGTGCCCCATCTGGTGCTGCCAAGGCGACCTGCGAGTGCCTGGGACAGGAGCgcagccagtgccacctctctggACAAATCCAGTAGGACCTCTGCAGTGAGGCCAG tgTCAGCCAGCTTCTCAGGTGATGGTGCAAGCCATGTGGGGAGAGCCCCTTCCCTAGGACCTCACAAGGTGGATCTCCTCCTGGAGGGGAAG CAGGGTGAGAAGCTACTGGAGAAGGAAGTGGATCATCTTTTTGGTTTGGAAACAGAGTTAAAGGGGAAGGATGTGGTGATGAGAGACCTACAGGAGAAGATCGCAGCCATGGAAAAGAAACTggcccaggcagcagtgaggaacGAGGCTGAGCTGACCCAGAAGCTGCTCACCTTCAACCAAGAGCTGGGAGCCCAAACAGAGGAGAtcagagccctgagggagcaG GTCTGGTGA
- the LOC103824349 gene encoding forkhead-associated domain-containing protein 1-like isoform X4, which translates to MQRELLQKAQKIQQLQQETEKLSKENREKDKQLAEVTAKCSRIIEETKHELREQELISCRNRIKELEQDLEGLQGEIQKHESIQKQLAEKAKAEEELKAAWSQQARQLREMESRERLLRSDMQQAGEQLESFKSRVMQVCSPSAAGSTGKPVTEQQVIEKIRQISDENQQSHEREKSLQRELSSRLAKEMEVSANIKVFKNSLQKLQACLRSPCSSASLRGELGQLELLCLDPSVSAIRTAVVDMARGPLSWLEGAEQLLNSMGMDLHTSGKGLLAVLGSLLEKSQEMAQRNQILQEQLEKLQELQAELLQEHTKELEAKHEQDLQIKIQQIILEKDKESKQILESAVTEEKDKCKKSVGEEQRKIQELESHLRNMAEATAKKAEEQELTEGKLREALRELKKITAQEAVLQQQVLQQSQQLRAVQEENELQRQKLQEEVAGYREQSRQHSLTILALEDRLLEATEQQKVLEEEKAALVEKTEGLQCHAHSAASGAWLEICPAMESHVCLRKLQEELVVVQGTLLEKKAVISRLSRELSETRARMSDMRGELSEEQKVELEHSQRQLKHQEWEVNQLREKLSEMSNLVEEKDQALKAAAEELSQAQRRCQVLRDASQQTLENTGDAPRTPVQEPPSDLAELGAKCRGLGHEETIQRQKEGLAELRERVKMLEKRQCSGAVKSNSEPLVVWMKDLPEKIVQQGGLELKPAPVLGEKLRAGKAPDHVPDGSSLRISNSRVSLEMAEATDLGEKMYLDVIGALGSLVEMKELSGMQPLQHLPQERRAEVGLQRQKALELLYRKIRNLQVRLERKEEVLKAYEGSVEQLRQSQASLQRCQEEMSNLEDEAHREAEEKALLQEALERMQHQLDQEKRLRQAAKRHKPGATKSPCSGKPKAKGCMAGAVKSGSS; encoded by the exons ATGCAAAGAGAACTCCTgcaaaaggcacagaaaatccagcagctccagcaagaGACTGAAAAACTGAGTAAGGAAAACCGAGAGAAGGACAAGCAGCTGGCTGAGGTTACAGCCAAG TGCTCGAGAATTATAGAAGAAACTAAGCATGAACTCAGAGAGCAAGAACTAATCTCCTGCAGAAAT CGCAtcaaggagctggagcaggacctggaggggctgcagggggagatCCAGAAGCATGAGAGCATCCAAAAGCAACTGGCTGAGAAAGCCAAG gcagaggaggagctgaaggCAGCATGGTCCCAGCAGGCAAGGCAGCTGCGggagatggagagcagggagcgCCTGCTGCGGTCTGACATGCAGCAAGCTGGAGAGCAG ctggagtcTTTCAAGAGCCGAGTGATGCAAGTCTGTTCTCCatcagcagctggcagcacagggaaaccTGTaacagagcagcag GTGATAGAGAAGATCAGGCAGATCTCTGATGAGAACCAACAAAGTCACGAGAGAGAGAAGAGTCTGCAGAGAGAATTAAGCTCCAGGCTCGCAAAGGAGATGGAGGTGTCTGCAAACATCAAGGTGTTCAAGAATTCCCTGCAGAAGCTCCAG GCTTGCCTGaggagcccctgcagcagcGCCAGCCTgcgaggggagctggggcagctggagctgttgtGCCTGGATCCCTCTGTCTCAGCCATCAGGACAGCAGTGGTGGACATGGCACGTGGtcccctgtcctggctggagggtgcagagcagctcctgaacAGCATGGGGATGGACCTGCACACCTCTGGCAAAG GGCTGTTGGCTGTTCTCGGGAGCTTGTTGGAAAAGAGTCAGGAGATGGCACAGAGGAATCAGATATTGCAG GAGCAATTAGAgaagctccaggagctgcaggcagagctgctgcaggagcacacaaAGGAGCTGGAAGCAAAACATGAACAAGACTTACAGATAAAAATCCAGCAAATCATCCTGGAAAAGGACAAGGAGAGCAAACAG ATCCTGGAAAGCGCTGTCACTGAGGAGAAGGACAAATGCAAGAAATCTGTGGGGGAAGAACAGAGGAAGATCCAAGAGCTGGAAAGCCACCTAAGAAACATGGCTGAG GCAACAGCAAagaaggcagaggagcaggaactGACAGAGGGAAAACTGAGAGAAGCTTTGCGTGAGCTGAAGAAAATCACTGCACAAGAG GCTGTGTTACAGCAACAggtgctccagcagagccaacagctcagggctgtccaGGAGGAAAATGAGTTGCAGAGGCAGAAACTGCAAGAAGAAGTAGCAGGATACAGGGAGCAAAGCAGGCAGCATTCCCTGACCATCTTGGCTTTAGAGGACAGGCTGCTAGAGGccactgagcagcagaaggtgctggaggaggagaaggcagcactTGTGGAAAAGACGGAAG GACTTCAGTGTCATGCCCACAGCGCAGCATCGGGAGCTTGGCTGGAGATCTGTCCTGCCATGGAGTCTCATGTTTGTCTGAG GAaactgcaggaggagctggtaGTGGTGCAGGGCACTCTCCTGGAAAAGAAGGCAGTCATCAGCAggctcagcagggagctgtCAGAAACCAGAGCCAGGATGTCAGACATGAGAG GGGAGCTGAGTGAAGAGCAGAAggtggagctggagcacagccagaggcagctgaaACACCAGGAATGGGAAGTGAACCAGCTCAGGGAGAAGCTATCTGAGATGTCCAACCTTGTGGAAGAAAAGGATCAGgccctgaaagcagcagctgaagaattAAG CCAAGCCCAAAGGCGCTGCCAGGTGCTGAGGGATGCTTCCCAacaaacactggagaacacagGGGATGCTCCGAGGACACCAGTGCAG GAGCCACCATCAGATTTGGCTGAGCTCGGTGCAAAATGCCGAGGCCTCGGGCACGAGGAAACAATCCAGCGCCAGAAAGAAGGTTTGGCCGAGCTCCGGGAGAGAGTAAAGATGCTGGAGAAGAGGCAGTGCTCAG GTGCTGTAAAGAGCAATTCAGAGCCACTGGTGGTCTGGATGAAAGATTTACCAGAGAAAATAGTCCAACAAGGAGGTCTTGAGCTGAAACCTGCTCCTGTGTTGGGAGAAAAACTGAGGGCTGGCAAG gctcctgaCCATGTTCCTGATGGGAGCTCACTCAGGATATCCAACAGCAGAGTGAGCTTGGAAATGGCTGAAGCGACAGACTTGGGTGAGAAGATG TACCTTGATGTAATCGGTGCTCTGGGAAGCCTGGTGGAGATGAAGGAGCTGTCAGGaatgcagcctctgcagcaccttCCTCAGGAGAGAAGGGCAGAAGTGGGACTGCAGAGACAGAAGGCCCTGGAGCTGTTGTACAGAAAGATCAGGAACCTCCAGGTTCgcctggaaaggaaagaagaagtgCTGAAAGCTTATGAGGGAAGTGTGGAGCAGCTCAG GCAAAGCCAAGCTTCTCTGCAGAGGTGCCAGGAGGAGATGTCCAACCTGGAAGATGAAGCCCACAGGGaggcagaagagaaggctctgctGCAAGAGGCTCTGGAGAGGATGCAGCACCAGCTGGACCAGGAGAAGAGGCTGCGTCAAGCGGCCAAACGGCACAAG CCTGGAGCCACAAAGAGTCCCTGCTCAGGCAAGCCGAAGGCCAAGGGGTGCATGGCAGGTGCTGTCAAATCGGGAAGCTCATAG
- the LOC103824349 gene encoding forkhead-associated domain-containing protein 1-like isoform X5 yields MSDMRGELSEEQKVELEHSQRQLKHQEWEVNQLREKLSEMSNLVEEKDQALKAAAEELSQAQRRCQVLRDASQQTLENTGDAPRTPVQEPPSDLAELGAKCRGLGHEETIQRQKEGLAELRERVKMLEKRQCSGAVKSNSEPLVVWMKDLPEKIVQQGGLELKPAPVLGEKLRAGKAPDHVPDGSSLRISNSRVSLEMAEATDLGEKMYLDVIGALGSLVEMKELSGMQPLQHLPQERRAEVGLQRQKALELLYRKIRNLQVRLERKEEVLKAYEGSVEQLRQSQASLQRCQEEMSNLEDEAHREAEEKALLQEALERMQHQLDQEKRLRQAAKRHKPGATKSPCSGKPKAKGCMAGAVKSGSS; encoded by the exons ATGTCAGACATGAGAG GGGAGCTGAGTGAAGAGCAGAAggtggagctggagcacagccagaggcagctgaaACACCAGGAATGGGAAGTGAACCAGCTCAGGGAGAAGCTATCTGAGATGTCCAACCTTGTGGAAGAAAAGGATCAGgccctgaaagcagcagctgaagaattAAG CCAAGCCCAAAGGCGCTGCCAGGTGCTGAGGGATGCTTCCCAacaaacactggagaacacagGGGATGCTCCGAGGACACCAGTGCAG GAGCCACCATCAGATTTGGCTGAGCTCGGTGCAAAATGCCGAGGCCTCGGGCACGAGGAAACAATCCAGCGCCAGAAAGAAGGTTTGGCCGAGCTCCGGGAGAGAGTAAAGATGCTGGAGAAGAGGCAGTGCTCAG GTGCTGTAAAGAGCAATTCAGAGCCACTGGTGGTCTGGATGAAAGATTTACCAGAGAAAATAGTCCAACAAGGAGGTCTTGAGCTGAAACCTGCTCCTGTGTTGGGAGAAAAACTGAGGGCTGGCAAG gctcctgaCCATGTTCCTGATGGGAGCTCACTCAGGATATCCAACAGCAGAGTGAGCTTGGAAATGGCTGAAGCGACAGACTTGGGTGAGAAGATG TACCTTGATGTAATCGGTGCTCTGGGAAGCCTGGTGGAGATGAAGGAGCTGTCAGGaatgcagcctctgcagcaccttCCTCAGGAGAGAAGGGCAGAAGTGGGACTGCAGAGACAGAAGGCCCTGGAGCTGTTGTACAGAAAGATCAGGAACCTCCAGGTTCgcctggaaaggaaagaagaagtgCTGAAAGCTTATGAGGGAAGTGTGGAGCAGCTCAG GCAAAGCCAAGCTTCTCTGCAGAGGTGCCAGGAGGAGATGTCCAACCTGGAAGATGAAGCCCACAGGGaggcagaagagaaggctctgctGCAAGAGGCTCTGGAGAGGATGCAGCACCAGCTGGACCAGGAGAAGAGGCTGCGTCAAGCGGCCAAACGGCACAAG CCTGGAGCCACAAAGAGTCCCTGCTCAGGCAAGCCGAAGGCCAAGGGGTGCATGGCAGGTGCTGTCAAATCGGGAAGCTCATAG